In the genome of Zingiber officinale cultivar Zhangliang unplaced genomic scaffold, Zo_v1.1 ctg143, whole genome shotgun sequence, the window ATTCACAGACAATGTTTTATGGATTCGTTCATAAGCAAAATGAAAACACAAATGAAATACTAAAAATGTTACTTCTAAGTATCAACTTATCGAACTTTGATCATCAACCATATGTAAGTTTTACCTCATAATAATCAGCTCCCATTAGTAAAGTATCTTCTACCACTGCACCTTCCGAAATGCAAGATCGAAGGCCAATTACAGAATGGTGAATCTTGCATTTCTACAAATACAAAAGTATACAACGAGTATTTAGCAAAGTTTGTAGGGAAGAAAAAGTGTTAAAATAAAGAATCTCAAAAGGTCTTACCTGAATCACACATCCCTCGCCGATAACACTATCGGTGACATCAGTATCAAGCATTATAGATGGAGGCAAATATCGAGCTTGAGTATATATTGGATATGAAAGGTCATAAAAACTGCAATTGAAGAACACACACTCTAGTAACTACAATGAAGAAAattataagcaaataaatcctcTAATTATCTTAATTTACCTGAAATCAGGAACGGGCTTCTTCGTTATCCCAAGGTTAGCattgtaaaatgcttctatggtaCCAATATCTTCCCAGTAACCATCATATAGATAAGCTTGTACCTTTGATTACAAATTAATCGTAAATTAGCATCTAGCAAAGCAGAGTACTTAAACAGTATACTAATAAAATCATTAATAGATCAAACAAACAATTAGAAGGGGGAAGACATACTCTCAATCCAAGGTTGCAAGCCCCAGGAATTACTTCGCTACCAAAGTCATTTGCTGAAGGGAACTTATCGCGAAGCAACTTAAGCATTATGTCTTTGCTGATAACATAGATGCCCATGCTAGCAATAAAAGGCATCTTCTTTGCTCTTTCTACATCGAGGCCCAAAATAGTAGTATCCACCTGCAATTTGTGAACAAtgaaattacttaagattaaaaCCAACTAGTTCTTAATAATTTGTAAATTTAGATGAAATTACTTCACCTGCATTGCCTTCAATTGCTCGCCTTTTGGCTTCTCCGCAAACTCAATGATCCGTCCTTCTTCATCGATTTTCATGAGGCCAAAGGCAGTCGCACGCTTTTCATCCATTGGCAGTGCAGCCACAGTGATGTCGGCGCATGATTCTCTATGTGATTGAATGAATTTCTCATAGTCCATACGATACAAATGATCCCCGGCAAGAATCAAGAATTCCATCACGTTATGCTCCTCAAAAAGCCACAAGTATTGCCTTACAGCATCAGCAGTACCCTGAATATGATATTCAAATACAGTATTGAGCAAGCCAGTTATATCTAAACTTTATACGAAtacaaaatttccttattatAGACAATTGAATTATGTATTATAATACCTGAAACCAGTTGGGATTCTCGGGGCTTTGTTGGGCAGCAAGAACTTCGACAAATCCTTCATTTTGGTAACCACCCATGGTGCTTCCATAAGCCCGTGCGAGGTGGCGATTTAGCGAAGCTGAATTGAACTGTGTCAAAACATAGATCTTGGAGATGTTGCTGTTCAAGCAGTTGCTAACGGGGATGTCGATGAGCCTGTAGTTGGCACCGAGAGGAACTGCTGGTTTAGCTCTCTTCTTTGTCAGTGGATAGAGCCGCGTTCCTGCGCCACCACCTAAAATAATACCCAACACACTCTGTCCACGAAGGGAGACAATAAGTTTAGTTCTAAATGAGTTTTGATTAATCACATGCACCAATCTTGAAATACTGAAAAGAAAAATCCACGAAGGAAAGGAACACCTTCTTTTTCCTCAATCTACTAGTAATTTCAGAAATTTGAAATCAGATAATtcacgagaagaagaagaagaaaaagggatCGAACCACAGTTCACAAAACAGATCAATTTGTGCATTGAGAACAAAAACAAttcgtaaaaaaaaataaatcgaaAAGCGACTACAAAATCAAGGAATCCCTATCAGATTTCAAGTATTCAAAATTCCAGAACAACAAGTAAAAGGATCAATCGACTCACTCGGCTCGCGTCGGGGAAGAGGCAGGTCTGCGAGTTATTCGAGTCGGTTACAGCCTTGGGGGAGACGACCAAGGGGCTCCTCGTCCTCGCCTCTCTTCTCGTCGCAGCCACCGGCCTCTGGCGGACTAATTTCGCGCCAGAGAGACTGTCGGAGAAGGAAAGGCGGCCATTGCGGCCGCCGAGGAAGGTGCGGTCTTCTGCGAAAGGCGAGGGCTTGGAACGAACGGCGAGAACGTTGGGGGAAGAGAACAACACGCCGATCGAGAAAGCCATTGCGGTTTGGCCGATGGATTTCGAAGAAGAAAGGATGAAATATCGACAGGCCTTCTCTCGAGTTTATATAGATCcgagaaaaattataatttttttatttatttccatctctcatatttattttatttcagaaaaaataaaataaaataaaataatttcaaataaattaaaatctggTAAATTAGATGACTTGGCATGTTTCGACCAcctatttaaagtattatttagattcattattaaaaatctatattgagttttactaaattttaatttaagaaaattttttattgaaattTAGTATTAGATTTGATAAATTCAAtaccttaattattttttttaaaactttttcaagATTCATAGTTtcaaataaatagataaattaataagattcgttttttttaaaaaaaatattaattaaagttaTAAATTTACAAAATACATAGATTAATGAAATTCTTTATTTGTTTTCATAATAGTCAATTaaagttgtttatttaatttggAGAAGTATAATTTGACTTTTCAATTTTAATTgtcaaaataaaaattcaaattattattttttatttttaaaaggattatgTTTTAACAGATCAAGTTAATGGAGTTAAATCAAGAATAGCTTAAATTGTttagattaaatattaaaaatttaaattgatttttaaaattttaatttaagaaaaaaacatatttttttattaaataatagttaataattttttttttaccaaagttACTGTATCATAATTTTGagagttaaaaaatatattaccaAATAATTTAAGATATATTATTTCCTTATATAATTTAGTATTATGATATTAGTTCAAAGTTGTAATTTATTtctaattaaagttaatttagtaAAATACCTAAatctaactctattttaaaattatcaaatgacacactcaatattttttttttttaactcttcaTATTTATGTCAATGATTCGGTTAATATTCTTTTTTAAATGCACATATTTTATTAAAATGtctgatttattttaaaaaacacattatttttgatatattatatcaaattaatttttaggctcataaatataatagaaaaataaacaaatacatacgatttaattttatattattctgAGTTATTTAggtttatcaattaattttaactaaatCGATTGATGGAGTTAAAAAGCAttgatatattaaaaatattcatCCTTAAGTTTAgatcaatttaaaaaaataaaattttaatttaaaattattgtaattttgttttttattgatttttttaattgtatatttttttttcaaaaacctaattgaattttttttcagaTTGATCTCTAAACCTTCGTCGATAATTTTGTactcttttcttttctcatccccgttcttatattttttttctgtATCATTTTCCTTCCTCGCAACCTCATCTATCTTTCAcgttttttctttctctttgagaggaaaatataaagtaaagttttttattcatttaattcGATGTAAAAtagtatattaattttttaaacatggaTTTaggatattaaaaatatataaaaataataataagaatttatttaattaaaacataaacTATATAGATTGCTTATTAATACTAGTGTGatcgtgtgtaatataataatatataaattatttgggtctttgaaaattcgaattgtttgaattttttagtgtcacccttataaacaaaaaattaattatttgggtaagatttgTCAGACCCATGTAATAGTGACGCTAGAGAATTCCAGCAACAAATTACTGTAACGAGTTTCcctattcaaaaaattatttaatttaatattatacttgtcttagtaaaaaaactaagaaaaatatattttttaatatcgtcggcctaaaatatttatagaagcttttttgattatagtattgtcaattctaagatatgagactaaatagaactatattttttttatataaaacaatcaaagaaaattaacgatgaaaaaaattcataataatatgctgtagctgagtctcgaattctagagcactgattgtttcgcttgtggagttactaataaaccttgaaattatttttagtgtaaatagaaaaaaggacattaacgtaaatgcattttaggcttcaccaaagttagttagtaaagggggagatttttaataaaatagtaagattaaaaataaaaatctaaagaataattaaaaatttaaatgaaaaatcatttaaatttttgttaaaagataatactttagaaaaaaataataaatctaaattaaagtcatatattataaaaaataatacatgGATAATTTATAGAATACTATTAATAATGTTTGTTAATATAAtgctataaaaaaaatttaaaattaaaatcaataaaattttatttaggtttaaaataatttaacaattttataaaaaaattattatcaagctcaaataaaaaattttaattaacctttatataacaaaataaaaatataaattttatatttgccTAGGGCCTCGAAACAGGTTGAGATGGCTAAATATATGTGAACATCTTTTGGGCACAATAAAtgttatctgaacgagatacagattcTTGGAGGataaattgatggggaaacccagatcgatatgatcctccaaacactacctagaagttttgagcaattccgcctgaattataatatgaataaaagggtatattcattggcggaactactgacagaacttcaggcagtagaaggattgtttcgtcacaactctcatattcactatgttgaaaatggttctacttctaagccgaaaggaaagaagaagaagaaacaagttggttcagtaaagaaagtgaataaaactcagagtacaggatttaaagctggagtgaagaagccgaagggtaagtgcttcatctgcaagcagtcagggcattggaaggtggactgtcctcgtaggaatcagaacaacaaatgtatatctcatgctctagttgttgaaacatgtttagcggtgttatctaccagcacctggtgtgtagatacgggagccactgatcatgtctgcaattccttgcaggggttccaggaaacccgacgactaactgaaggagagattaccgtctacatgggcaatgctactaaggtggcggctattgcagtgggagacgtctacttatcttttagtagtaatagaaatttggttttaagaaattgtctttatgtacccagttttagagagaatttaatttcagtttctaaactgtttttaagatggatattcagtttctttcagtaacgatgtagttattaaaagaaataaagtgattatctgttctggtggattatttggcaatttgtatactttaaatccaatttcttccacaaagcaaaacatggaaatttataactcatcttctaactcaaataaaagaaaagaaccttcggaaatgaaccaagcatatctttggcatctaaggcttggtcatattaacttaagtaggattcagaggttaatagccgatggacttttgggttcattagagttggaaaatttttcaacttgtgaatcttgcttggaaggtaaaatgaccaagaggtcattcaaggcaaaggggtatagagccaaagaagtgttggaattggttcattctgatttgtgtggtcctatgtctgtccaggcaagaggtggttttgaatattttatctcttttatagatgattattcaagatacggatatatttacctaatgcgccgcaagtctgagtgctttgataagttcaaagaatacaaggctgatgtggagaaacgatcaggtaaaagtatcaagacactacgatctgatcgtagtggcgaatacctcttaggagagtttaggaattacttatcagaggccgggattcaatcccaattgtctgcacatggaacaccccaacagaatggtgtagcagaacgaaggaataggactcttatggagatggttagatcgatgatgagttattcagaattaccaaattcattttggggat includes:
- the LOC122036354 gene encoding glucose-1-phosphate adenylyltransferase small subunit, chloroplastic/amyloplastic-like, translated to MAFSIGVLFSSPNVLAVRSKPSPFAEDRTFLGGRNGRLSFSDSLSGAKLVRQRPVAATRREARTRSPLVVSPKAVTDSNNSQTCLFPDASRSVLGIILGGGAGTRLYPLTKKRAKPAVPLGANYRLIDIPVSNCLNSNISKIYVLTQFNSASLNRHLARAYGSTMGGYQNEGFVEVLAAQQSPENPNWFQGTADAVRQYLWLFEEHNVMEFLILAGDHLYRMDYEKFIQSHRESCADITVAALPMDEKRATAFGLMKIDEEGRIIEFAEKPKGEQLKAMQVDTTILGLDVERAKKMPFIASMGIYVISKDIMLKLLRDKFPSANDFGSEVIPGACNLGLRVQAYLYDGYWEDIGTIEAFYNANLGITKKPVPDFSFYDLSYPIYTQARYLPPSIMLDTDVTDSVIGEGCVIQKCKIHHSVIGLRSCISEGAVVEDTLLMGADYYETEADKILLAAKGSFPIGIGKNSHIRKAIIDKNVRMGENVKIINTENVQEASREAHGYFIKSGIVTIIKDALIPSGTTI